The Stratiformator vulcanicus genome has a segment encoding these proteins:
- a CDS encoding endonuclease/exonuclease/phosphatase family protein — MRSHFRYRLTAICCCAGLIFALVGCDAQNWIEQLSQQAEQAAPILSVSGGAGGSNPDVIRIATFNIQVYGQSKAGKPEVMRILADTIRRYDVVAIQEIRSKDPAPVHELVRLVNATGRSYDVALGPRLGRTSSKEQYAFVYDTKTLELARKTVYTLTDRRDWLHREPYVARFRVRREDPAEGFTFSLVNIHTDPDEVDLEVDALDDVLNAVWNDGSGEDDVILLGDLNAAPDKFGELGRVPGLYWVISSEATNTRRTKLYDNVLFDRQRTPEFTGSAGVFDFQSEYRLSRDKALDVSDHLPVWAEFSAIESKPGSIATAPGTQRL; from the coding sequence ATGCGATCGCACTTCCGTTATCGTTTGACCGCCATCTGCTGCTGCGCCGGGCTGATCTTCGCCCTCGTCGGGTGTGATGCGCAGAACTGGATCGAACAGTTGTCGCAGCAGGCCGAACAGGCCGCGCCGATTCTGTCGGTCTCAGGCGGCGCGGGAGGTTCGAATCCGGACGTCATCCGCATCGCGACGTTCAATATTCAGGTTTACGGTCAATCCAAAGCTGGCAAGCCGGAGGTTATGCGAATCCTGGCCGACACCATCCGGCGGTACGATGTCGTCGCCATCCAGGAAATCCGATCAAAAGACCCGGCCCCGGTCCATGAATTGGTCCGGCTCGTCAACGCCACCGGCCGCAGTTACGACGTGGCCCTCGGACCGCGACTCGGACGGACCTCCAGTAAGGAACAGTACGCGTTCGTGTACGACACGAAGACGCTCGAACTGGCACGCAAAACGGTCTACACCTTGACCGACCGCCGCGACTGGTTGCATCGAGAACCTTATGTCGCCCGATTTCGAGTTCGACGGGAAGATCCGGCCGAAGGCTTCACCTTCTCGCTGGTTAACATTCACACCGATCCGGATGAAGTCGACCTGGAAGTCGACGCCCTCGACGATGTCTTAAATGCGGTCTGGAACGATGGCAGCGGCGAAGATGACGTGATCTTACTCGGCGATTTAAATGCCGCGCCGGACAAATTTGGTGAGTTGGGCCGCGTTCCCGGCCTCTACTGGGTCATCAGTTCGGAAGCAACAAACACGCGACGAACCAAGCTCTATGACAATGTCTTGTTTGATCGTCAAAGAACGCCTGAGTTTACCGGCTCCGCGGGAGTGTTCGACTTTCAAAGCGAGTACCGCTTAAGTCGCGACAAAGCTCTCGACGTTTCCGACCACCTGCCGGTCTGGGCTGAGTTCAGTGCCATCGAAAGCAAGCCGGGCTCGATCGCCACCGCCCCCGGCACTCAGCGACTTTAA
- a CDS encoding pilus assembly protein TadG-related protein, with product MKNYRMPFGEKFRRLWRQRRERKGVFAVIAGATLVAALGFVALSVDIAMISFMKTKLQNAVDAAALAAAQEITATVEAAGQSGEGGSAAADVNSIAEAAAREVASKVAELNGVYVDPDSDVRFGKRVFDEGTETFQVVWDATPYNVVGVTARMDNPDHSAPDSEMELFFAPIFGKDSQQISASAAAFVEARDIVVVLDYSRSMNYDSQFRGFDHLGRQAVLDNQAEIIEALGVDTGSLPFEPEYFTQVGVPQNNSQGTPHIEVTFKGNSVDITSTHEINMIWLRDTDGNYRSFNSPGVSSGEFFDHSNDMIDGVWVQSWNNDDRFGYYGEEFGATNYDIREEYGLNDIDYPYHSGSWSDFINYCRYSDTVEDAEYDWKYGQANFVNYLLDQKTQNYKTQDMWKAPHQPFTAMKNGVSLFYEFLEGLEFGDYTGLVTYDSDARWETELYLADEGVDVSCDPISNSYDTLDTIQRHKQAGHYDVFTGMGYGMEEARGMLDEHGRFGARPTILLMTDGNANRSPGDFSLPSDWDWDKMTDFDGDGNADYTTGNRHRQYVFWQVREAVNSGYTVHTMSLGAGADRNLMKALAFAGRGLWIDAPGGSTIAELEDQLRVAFGKIAANVPPPQLLYEDTEQ from the coding sequence ATGAAGAACTATCGGATGCCATTCGGGGAGAAATTCCGCCGACTTTGGCGGCAGCGACGCGAGCGCAAAGGGGTTTTTGCGGTCATCGCGGGGGCGACCTTGGTCGCGGCGCTCGGCTTTGTCGCACTCAGTGTCGACATCGCCATGATCTCGTTTATGAAAACGAAATTGCAAAACGCGGTCGATGCGGCCGCGCTGGCGGCGGCGCAAGAGATCACGGCGACCGTTGAGGCGGCCGGTCAGAGTGGCGAAGGCGGTTCGGCTGCGGCCGACGTCAATTCGATCGCCGAAGCGGCTGCCCGTGAAGTGGCGTCCAAGGTCGCGGAATTAAACGGGGTGTATGTCGATCCCGACAGCGACGTTCGGTTTGGAAAGCGGGTTTTCGACGAGGGGACGGAAACATTTCAGGTCGTGTGGGACGCCACGCCTTATAACGTCGTCGGTGTGACCGCCCGGATGGATAATCCTGATCACAGCGCGCCCGATTCTGAAATGGAACTATTCTTTGCCCCGATTTTCGGGAAAGACTCGCAGCAAATTTCCGCGTCGGCTGCCGCATTCGTCGAGGCACGCGACATTGTCGTCGTGCTCGACTACTCGCGATCGATGAACTACGACAGTCAGTTTCGAGGATTTGATCACCTTGGTCGTCAAGCCGTCCTCGATAATCAGGCGGAGATCATCGAAGCACTGGGCGTCGATACGGGCAGTCTGCCCTTCGAGCCGGAGTATTTCACTCAAGTCGGCGTGCCGCAAAATAACAGTCAGGGAACGCCGCATATCGAAGTGACGTTCAAAGGAAATTCCGTCGATATTACGTCGACTCACGAAATCAACATGATTTGGCTTCGAGATACGGATGGAAACTACCGCTCGTTTAATTCGCCCGGTGTGTCCTCGGGCGAGTTCTTCGATCATTCCAATGACATGATCGACGGCGTGTGGGTTCAGTCATGGAACAACGACGACAGGTTTGGCTACTACGGCGAAGAGTTCGGCGCGACAAACTATGACATTCGCGAAGAGTACGGTCTGAACGACATCGACTACCCCTACCACTCCGGTAGTTGGAGCGACTTCATCAACTACTGCCGGTACAGCGATACCGTCGAAGATGCCGAGTACGACTGGAAGTACGGGCAGGCAAATTTCGTAAATTATCTTTTGGATCAAAAGACTCAGAATTATAAAACGCAGGACATGTGGAAGGCGCCCCATCAGCCGTTTACGGCAATGAAGAACGGCGTTTCACTGTTTTACGAATTTCTGGAAGGTCTGGAGTTCGGGGATTACACCGGACTGGTGACCTACGATAGCGACGCCCGCTGGGAGACCGAGCTTTATCTCGCCGATGAAGGCGTCGATGTTTCGTGCGATCCGATCTCGAACAGCTACGATACACTCGACACGATTCAGCGTCACAAACAAGCCGGGCACTATGATGTCTTTACCGGCATGGGCTACGGAATGGAAGAAGCCCGCGGAATGCTCGACGAGCACGGTCGGTTCGGCGCGCGGCCGACGATTCTCTTAATGACCGATGGTAACGCGAACCGGAGCCCCGGCGACTTCAGCCTGCCCAGCGACTGGGATTGGGACAAGATGACCGACTTCGACGGCGACGGAAATGCCGACTACACGACCGGAAACCGTCACCGTCAGTACGTCTTCTGGCAGGTGCGAGAGGCCGTTAATTCGGGATATACGGTCCACACAATGAGCCTGGGAGCCGGTGCCGACCGAAACTTAATGAAAGCGTTGGCCTTCGCCGGCCGCGGCCTCTGGATCGATGCTCCCGGCGGTTCGACGATCGCAGAGCTCGAAGATCAGCTACGAGTCGCTTTCGGCAAAATCGCGGCCAATGTCCCGCCGCCGCAATTGCTCTACGAAGACACGGAGCAATAA
- a CDS encoding TadE family protein, which yields MKKRRCDDRRRGAALVEFALIAPLFLTLVLGSIDAIRAVQTTTQLSQAIREGGRLASMDWSGVLPDGTTPNEKVEADIENFLNASGITTDDMEINIVHAEGAQKGQPFELGIDENYLELFTIEVGIPQGSSFLNGWVLGSDGVQSSMTFRAGRAQGTG from the coding sequence ATGAAGAAACGACGTTGCGACGACCGTCGGCGTGGGGCGGCGCTCGTTGAGTTCGCACTCATCGCGCCGCTGTTCTTGACGCTCGTTCTCGGGTCGATTGACGCGATTCGAGCCGTCCAAACCACTACGCAGCTCTCGCAAGCGATTCGCGAAGGCGGCCGTCTGGCGTCGATGGATTGGTCCGGGGTTCTCCCGGACGGCACCACGCCGAACGAAAAGGTCGAAGCCGATATCGAGAATTTCTTGAACGCCAGCGGTATCACCACTGACGACATGGAGATCAATATTGTTCATGCGGAAGGGGCTCAGAAGGGGCAGCCGTTTGAACTCGGGATCGATGAGAACTACCTCGAACTCTTCACAATCGAAGTCGGTATTCCGCAAGGGTCGTCCTTTCTCAACGGGTGGGTCCTCGGGAGTGACGGCGTTCAGTCGAGCATGACCTTCCGGGCGGGACGAGCCCAGGGGACCGGTTAA
- a CDS encoding TadE/TadG family type IV pilus assembly protein, translating to MRRNRQLRSRRDRRGATLVELAVVLPVFTVFLAGLMEINHAYMVSSTLKAACQQAARQGVSDNVSTTAVKERLLEILSAAIDTSQVTVYIKDGSVFDNPGLDPTAVNYSALSDINLSDAEPRQLFIVRAEVPYDAVSLLPPFFVKKTGGGGSSPVMLSGQSVMRHE from the coding sequence ATGCGCCGAAATCGTCAATTGCGGTCCCGCCGCGATCGGCGGGGTGCCACGCTTGTGGAACTGGCCGTTGTACTGCCGGTCTTCACCGTCTTTCTCGCCGGGCTGATGGAGATTAACCATGCTTATATGGTCTCCTCTACGCTAAAGGCCGCGTGTCAGCAGGCTGCCCGGCAAGGCGTCTCCGATAATGTCAGCACGACGGCGGTGAAAGAACGGTTGCTCGAAATTCTTTCCGCCGCGATCGATACCAGCCAGGTGACCGTCTATATCAAAGACGGATCGGTCTTTGATAACCCCGGCCTCGATCCTACGGCGGTGAATTACTCCGCCCTCTCCGATATTAATCTCTCCGACGCCGAGCCGCGGCAGTTATTTATCGTACGGGCAGAGGTTCCGTATGACGCCGTCAGTTTGTTGCCGCCGTTCTTTGTTAAGAAAACAGGAGGTGGTGGAAGCTCACCCGTCATGCTTTCGGGGCAAAGCGTCATGCGACACGAGTGA
- a CDS encoding HD domain-containing protein: MANEKLRRQIVFEAARMMYSRQETEYYRAKMKAGRKLCRGWVKPSDLPSNAEIRQEIQRFAHLYEGEERTAGLREMRLVALHYMHLFAACRPKLIGSTLTGHVRRGSDVDIHLFTNSLERVTGTLDEHAVVYDVEHKRVRKHGEERVFTHVHVRDRFDIELTVYPTDKASYPFKSSITGRTMDRATIPELEALLAEEDPDFDPESALEQLESDVDRFHIYRSLLLPLEGVRQSRKYHPEGDALTHSLQVYDLAKDELPYDEEFQLAALLHDVGKAIDPHDHVKAGLEALDDSITERTAWLIAHHMEAHQLRDGTLGTRARRRLAESENYEELMLLNTCDKAGRQRNVAVTDVDDALDEVRELARMYG; this comes from the coding sequence ATGGCGAATGAGAAGCTGCGGCGGCAGATCGTGTTCGAAGCCGCCCGCATGATGTATTCACGGCAGGAGACAGAGTACTACCGAGCCAAGATGAAGGCAGGGCGAAAGCTCTGTCGCGGCTGGGTGAAGCCTTCCGATCTGCCCAGCAACGCCGAAATCCGGCAGGAAATCCAACGCTTCGCCCACCTTTATGAAGGGGAGGAGCGAACCGCCGGCCTCCGCGAAATGCGGCTGGTTGCACTACATTATATGCACTTGTTCGCCGCCTGCCGACCGAAGCTCATCGGCAGCACCCTCACCGGGCACGTCCGCAGAGGCTCGGACGTCGACATCCATCTCTTTACCAATAGCCTTGAACGCGTCACCGGCACGCTCGACGAACACGCAGTCGTCTACGACGTCGAACACAAACGCGTCCGCAAGCACGGCGAAGAGCGGGTCTTCACCCACGTGCATGTGCGGGATCGATTCGATATCGAACTGACCGTCTACCCCACCGACAAAGCAAGCTACCCGTTTAAGAGTTCCATCACGGGGCGGACCATGGACCGGGCAACCATTCCCGAACTGGAAGCCCTCCTAGCCGAGGAAGACCCCGACTTCGATCCCGAGTCGGCTCTGGAGCAATTGGAGAGCGACGTCGATCGCTTTCACATCTATCGCAGCTTGCTGCTGCCCCTCGAAGGCGTGCGCCAAAGCCGCAAGTATCACCCCGAAGGCGACGCCCTCACGCACAGCCTGCAGGTCTACGACCTCGCCAAAGATGAACTGCCATATGATGAGGAATTCCAACTCGCCGCGCTCTTACACGATGTCGGCAAAGCGATCGACCCGCACGACCATGTGAAAGCCGGATTGGAGGCGCTCGACGACTCCATCACCGAACGCACCGCCTGGCTGATCGCCCACCACATGGAGGCCCACCAATTAAGAGACGGCACCCTCGGCACCAGAGCCCGCCGCCGCTTAGCGGAGTCAGAAAACTACGAAGAATTAATGTTACTCAACACCTGCGACAAAGCCGGCCGGCAGCGAAACGTCGCGGTGACCGATGTGGATGACGCGCTGGATGAGGTTAGAGAACTGGCGAGGATGTATGGGTGA
- a CDS encoding DUF4240 domain-containing protein — MTNELFWDMIAKSKSASDGDMDAQAEELRRQLSHLSAEEIVDFERVFGEYADRAYRWDLWGAAYIIGGGCSDDGFTDFRSWLISMGRVVYEEAIANPDSLAEINLGPDAEEDTFFEEFAYIACEAYENKTGSEMPDPQRSYSSDPAGDPWEEDGDDLQRRFPKLWAKYGEA, encoded by the coding sequence ATGACGAATGAGCTATTCTGGGACATGATCGCTAAGTCGAAGTCAGCTTCTGATGGCGACATGGACGCTCAGGCTGAAGAGTTACGGCGTCAGCTATCGCACCTATCTGCTGAAGAAATCGTTGATTTCGAGCGGGTCTTCGGGGAGTACGCCGACCGGGCGTATCGCTGGGACCTTTGGGGGGCTGCTTACATCATCGGCGGCGGTTGTTCGGATGATGGATTTACCGACTTTCGCAGCTGGCTGATCTCGATGGGGCGCGTGGTCTACGAGGAAGCGATCGCGAACCCGGACTCGTTGGCAGAGATTAATCTCGGCCCTGATGCCGAAGAAGATACGTTCTTTGAAGAGTTCGCCTACATTGCCTGCGAAGCCTACGAGAACAAGACCGGTTCGGAGATGCCGGACCCGCAGCGAAGTTACTCGTCCGATCCTGCAGGCGACCCGTGGGAAGAGGACGGCGACGACCTGCAACGCCGCTTCCCCAAGCTGTGGGCCAAGTACGGGGAGGCTTAA
- a CDS encoding DUF6435 family protein: protein MFGLFKTDPIAKLRKEYMRKMEEARDIQRNGDVVKASQLTAEAEEIGRRIDELEAQAKS from the coding sequence ATGTTCGGACTATTCAAAACCGACCCCATCGCCAAGCTTCGCAAGGAGTACATGCGCAAGATGGAGGAGGCCCGTGATATTCAGCGCAATGGTGACGTCGTGAAGGCGTCGCAGCTCACCGCCGAGGCCGAGGAGATCGGGCGGCGAATTGATGAGTTGGAGGCGCAAGCGAAGTCGTGA
- a CDS encoding HNH endonuclease, with amino-acid sequence MATAVLKQPTLVLNRNWQPVGVASVARSLVMLWNDTARVVDPRDFQLYTWDDWTRLRPESDEPVVRTVRFEIKVPEVISLTKYDKMHRRTVPFTRRNLFRRDEFTCQYCGSTPGTSELTIDHVLPKSRGGHTSWQNCVLACVRCNHRKADRTPKEAHMPLKSGPKQPSWNPVYSAKNVRIESWDRFLSEAYWNVNLDEN; translated from the coding sequence ATGGCGACTGCGGTATTAAAACAACCCACACTGGTCCTGAACCGGAACTGGCAGCCTGTCGGCGTTGCCAGTGTCGCCCGGTCGCTGGTTATGTTGTGGAACGACACGGCCCGGGTCGTCGATCCACGCGACTTCCAGCTTTACACCTGGGATGACTGGACGCGCCTGCGGCCCGAAAGCGACGAGCCCGTCGTCAGGACGGTCCGCTTCGAGATCAAAGTCCCGGAGGTGATCTCGCTCACGAAGTACGACAAGATGCATCGGCGGACGGTGCCGTTCACGCGGCGGAACCTGTTCCGGCGGGACGAGTTCACCTGTCAGTACTGCGGATCGACGCCGGGAACCAGCGAATTGACGATCGACCACGTCTTGCCGAAATCGCGGGGCGGCCACACTTCGTGGCAGAACTGCGTCTTGGCCTGCGTGCGGTGCAATCATCGCAAGGCGGATCGGACCCCGAAGGAAGCCCACATGCCGCTCAAGAGCGGCCCCAAGCAGCCTTCCTGGAACCCGGTTTACTCGGCGAAGAATGTCCGTATCGAAAGCTGGGACCGATTCCTCAGCGAGGCGTACTGGAACGTCAACCTCGACGAGAATTAA